The window ACATGGTGGCCCCACTGGGGGTCCGGCACCCCGGCCACCAGCGCGTCGTAGACGTCCGGATGGGACTTGAGGGCCTGCTCGACCTCCTCCGGGTACACCTTCTCGCCGCCGGTGTTGATGCACTGCGAGCCGCGCCCGAGGACGGTGACCACGCCCTCCTCGTCGACGGTGGCCATGTCACCGAGCAGCACCCATCGCTCGCCGCCCCGCTCGAAGAACGTCCCGGCGGTCTTGGCGGGGTCGTTGTAGTAGCCGAGCGGCACATGTCCGGACTGGGCGATACGCCCCACCTCACCGGCCGCCACGGGCTCGTACGTGGCCGGGTCCACGACCTGCGTACGGGCGTGGACCCGGATCCGAAAGCCCCGCTCGGGCCCCGAGTCCTCCGTCGCCGTGCCGTTGAAACCGGACTCCGACGAGCCGAAGTTGTTCAGCAGCATGGCGTTCGGCACCAGCTCCTGGAACTGCCGGCGCACCGTGTCCGACATGATCGCGCCGGACGACGACACGCTGAACAGCGAGGAGCGGTCGATGTGCCGCAGCGGACCGCCCAGCGCGTCGATCAGCGGCCGCAGCATCGCGTCACCCACCAGCGAGATGCTGCTGACCCTCTCCTTCTCCACGGCCCGCAGCACCTCCTCGGGCACGAACTTGCGGTGGATCACGACCCGCTGCCCGAAGTTGAACCCGATGAACGCAGTGAGGGTGGAGGTGCCGTGCATCAGCGGAGCCGTGGGGAAGAAGGTGATCCCGGACCCACCCGCCGCCACGCGCTCGGCCAGCTCCTCCGGCTTCTTCACCGGCTCACCGGTCGGGGCGCCCCCGCCGAGACCCGCGAAGAACAGATCCTCCTGCCGCCACATCACACCCTTGGGCATCCCGGTCGTACCGCCGGTGTAGATGATGAACTGATCGTCGGCAGATCGAGGCGCGAACCCGCGCTCAGGCGATCCCCCTGCCTCGGCATCCGCGAACTCCGTACACGGCAGCGAGGCGGCCCCCGGCACCGGCGCACCCACCCGCACCAGATGCCGCAGCTGCTCCGCCCGCGGTCGCGCCGCCGCCACCCGGTCCGTGAACTCCGCGTCGAAGGCCAGCGCCACCAGATCCGCGTCCCGGTAGAGGTACACCAACTCCTCTTCCACATAGCGGTAGTTGACGTTGACGGGGACGATCCGGGCCTTCAGGCAGCCGAGTACCGTCTGCAGATACTCCACCCCGTTGTAGAGGTGGAGGCCGAGGTGCTCACCGGGCCGTATCCCGCTGTCGAGCAGATGGTGGGCGACGCGGTTGGCCGCCGCGTCCAGCTCCGCGTACGTCAGACGGCGCTCCGCGCCCGTACCGGGATGGTCGGCGTACACCAGCGCCTCACGGCCGGGGACGACGTCGACGACCGACTCGAACAGGTCGGCAAGGTTGTACTCCACCGCTCCTCCTGACCCGGGACGTGCCTGGCATCGGACGGTTCGCCGGTCATCAGAGCAAAGGGCGGTCCAACTGTGAAGGGTCCGCGCGAAGAAAACTGACTATCTGTCAGAAAACCCTTGAAGTGCCCAGCGCCCTACTGCAACCTGTTCTCGTTCTTCGAGAGGGGAGTTGGCCATGGGTGGGACGGAACACCTCACCGTGCAGCGCGAAGGCGCCACACTGGTGCTCACGCTCAACAGGCCGGAGGCCAGGAACGCGCTCTCGCTGCCGATGCTCGTCGGCCTCTACGACGGCTGGCTCGAGGCCGACGCGGACGACTCGGTCCGCTCGGTCGTCTTCACCGGCGCGGGCGGCTCGTTCTGCTCGGGCATGGACCTCAAGGCCCTCGCCGGGAACGGCATGGCCGGCGAGGAGTACCGCGACCGGCTCAAGGCCGACCCCGACCTGCACTGGAAGGCGATGCTGCGCCATCACCGCCCCCGTAAACCGGTGATCGCCGCCGTCGAGGGGTACTGCGTCGCGGGCGGCACCGAGATGCTCCAGGGCACCGACATCCGCGTCGCCGGCGCATCGGCCACCTTCGGTCTGTTCGAGGTCAAGCGCGGCCTGTTCCCCATCGGCGGCTCCACGGTCCGGCTGCAACGCCAGATCCCGCGCACCCACGCCCTGGAGATGCTCCTCACCGGCCGCCCCTACAGCGCCCGTGAGGCCGCCGCCATCGGCCTGGTCGGACACGTCGTCCCCGACGGCACCGCACTCGCCAAGGCGCTGGAGATCGCCGAACAGATCAACTCCTGCGGCCCGCTGGCCGTCGAGGCCGTCAAGGCCTCCGTCTACGAGACCGCGGAGCTGACCGAATCCGACGGCCTCGCGGCCGAACTCACCCGGGGCTGGCCGGTGTTCGACACCGCCGACGCCAAGGAGGGCGCCCGCGCCTTCGCGGAGAAGCGACCGCCCGTCTACAAGCGCGCCTGACCGTCCCCTCCCGTCCGCGCGCCCGACCGAAGGAGCCCCGTGGCATGCCCGAAGTCCTCAAAGCCCCCCTCGTCGTCGAGTTCCCCTTCACCCGCTCCCTCGGCCCCGTCCAGAGCGCCTTCCTGACCGGCCTGCGCGAACGCGTCGTCCTCGGGGTGCGGGCGAGTGACGGCCGTGTCCTCGTCCCGCCCGTCGAGTACGACCCCGTCACCGCCGAGGAGATCCGCGACCTCGTCGAGATCGCCCCCACCGGCACCGTCACCACCTGGGCCTGGAACCACGCCCCCCGCCGGGGCCAGCCCCTGACCACCCCCTTCGCCTGGGCCCTGGTCCGCCTCGACGGCGCCGACACCGCCCTTCTGCACGCCCTCGACGCCCCCGGCCCCGATGCCGTGCGCACGGGCATGCGCGTCCGCGTCCGCTGGGCCGAGGAACGCACCGGAGCCATCACCGACATCGCCTGCTTCGAGCCGTACGACGGCGAGGCCCCGCGACTCACCGGCGCCACCGGCGAGTTCGAGGACCCGGTCACCGGCATCGTCGCCGCCGCCCGCCTCGACTACACCTACTCGCCCGGCCGCGCCCAGACCGCCTACATCGACGCCCTCGGCGGCCGACGCACCGTCGGCGAGCGCTGCCCGTCCTGCCGGAAGGTCTACGTCCCGCCGAGGGGTGCGTGCCCCACCTGCGGGGTCGCCACGGACGAACAAGTCGAGGTCGGGCCGCGCGGCACGGTCACCACGTTCTGCATCGTCAACATCAAGGCGAAGAACCTCGACATCGAGGTGCCCTACGTCTACGCCCACATCGCCCTCGACGGCGCCGGCCTCGCCCTGCACGGCCGGATCGGCGGCATCCCCTACGACGAGGTCCGCATGGGGCTGCGGGTCGAACCCGTGTGGACGGAAGGCGCCCGCTACCCCGACCACTACCGGCCGACGGGTGAGCCCGACGCGGACTACGACACCTACAAGGAGCTGCTGTGACGAGCGCACCGCGGGACCGCGAGATCGCCGTCGTCGCCTTCGCCCAGACCGCCCACCGGCGCACCAGCGAGGAGCTCTCCGAGGTGGAGATGCTGATGCCGGTGCTGCACGAGGTCCTCGACCGGACCGGCCTGAAGACCGCCGACATCGACTTCACCTGCTCCGGCTCCAGCGACTACCTCGCCGGCCGGGCCTTCTCCTTCACCCTCGCCCTCGACGGCGTCGGCGCCTGGCCGCCGATCTCCGAGTCCCATGTCGAGATGGACGGCGCCTGGGCCCTGTACGAGGCCTGGACCAAACTCCTCACCGGCGACGCCGACACCGCCCTGGTCTACTCGTACGGCAAGTCCTCGCCCGGCCCGGTCCGCGACGTGCTGACCCGCCAGCTCGACCCGTACTACGTGGCACCCCTGTGGCCCGACTCCGTGGCGCTCGCCGCGCTCCAGGCACAGGCCCTCATCGACGCCGGCGACACCGACGAGCCCGCCCTCGCTGCCGTCGCCACCCGCAACCGGGAGGCGGCCTCCGCCAACCCGCACGCCCAGCTCAAAGGGGCCGTGGCACAGGGCGACTACCTCGTACGCCCCTTGCGCACCGGCGACTGCCCGCCCATCGGCGATGGTGCCGCCGCCGTGATCCTCGCGGCCGGAGACCGGGCCCGTGAACTGTGCGCACGCCCCGCCTGGATCCGGGGCATCGACCACCGCATCGAGGCACACGGCCTCGGCGTGCGCGACCTGACCGACTCGCCCTCCACCCGGCTGGCCGCCGAGCGGGCCGGGGCCTTCGAGCGGCCCGTCGACACCGCCGAGCTGCACGCGCCCTTCACCGCGCAGGAGATCGTCCTGCGCAAGGCCCTCCGGCTCGACGACGGCGTGCACGTCAACCCCTCCGGCGGAGCCCTCGCCGCCAATCCGATCATGGCCGCCGGTCTCATCCGCCTCGGAGAGGCCGCCGCCCGCATCCACCGCGGCGAGTCCGACCGCGCCCTCGCCCACGCCACGTCCGGCCCCTGCCTGCAGCAGAACCTGGTCGCCGTACTCGAAGGGGAGCCCCGATGAGCAAGGAGCCCGTGGCCGTCGTCGGCATCGGCCAGACCAAGCACGTCGCGGCGCGCCGGGACATGTCGATCGCTGGACTGGTCCGGGAGGCGGCACGACACGCCCTCGACGACGCCGAGCTGACCTGGGCCGACATCGACGCCGTCGTGATCGGCAAGGCGCCCGACTTCTTCGAGGGCGTCATGATGCCGGAGCTCTACCTCGCCGACGCGCTCGGAGCCGTGGGAAAGCCGATGCTCCGGGTGCACACCGCGGGCTCGGTCGGGGGATCCACCGCGCTCGTCGCCGCCAACCTCGTCGCGGCCCGCGTCCACGGCACCGTCCTCACCCTCGCCTTCGAAAAACAGTCCGAGTCGAACGCCATGTGGGGCCTGTCCCTGCCGATCCCCTTCCAGCAGCCCCTGCTGGCCGGGGCCGGCGGCTTCTTCGCCCCGCACATCCGCGCCTACATGCGACGCAGCGGCGCACCCGAGTCGATCGGCGCCCTGGTCGCCTACAAGGACCGGCGCAACGCGCTCAAGAACCCCTATGCCCACCTGCACGAACACGACATCACCCTGGACAAGGTGACGGCCTCGCCCATGCTGTGGGACCCGATCCGCTACTCCGAGACCTGCCCCTCCTCCGACGGCGCCTGCGCCATGATCCTCACCGACCGCGCCGGAGCCGCCCGGGCACCACGACCGCCCGCCTGGATGCTCGGCGGCGCGATGCGCAGCGAACCCACCCTCTTCGCCGGCAAGGACTTCGTCTCACCCCAGGCCGGGCAGGACTGCGCGGCCGACGTCTACCGGCAGGCCGGGATCACCGACCCCCGCCGGGAGATCGACGGCGCCGAGATCTACGTGCCCTTCTCCTGGTACGAGCCGATGTGGCTGGAGAACCTCGGCTTCGCCGGCGAGGGCGAGGGCTGGAAGCTCACCGAGGCGGGCGTGACCGAACTGGACGGTGACCTGCCCGTCAACATGTCGGGCGGCGTCCTGTCCACCAACCCCATCGGCGCCTCCGGCATGATCCGCTTCGCGGAGGCGGCCCTCCAGGTGCGCGGACAGGCCGGGGAACACCAGGTGGACGGCGCCCGCAGGGTCCTCGGACACGCCTACGGCGGGGGATCGCAGTTCTTCTCGATGTGGCTCGTGGGAGCACGGCCCCCCGAGTCCTGAAACGACTCCCGGAACGACTCCTGAAAGGTCCCCCTCACGTGCCCTGTTGGCCGTGGGACACGATCGCTAGGCTGGCCGCGGACGACGAATCGGGAGGAGCACGGACGTGGCCGAGACCACCACCCAGCAGCGCCCGCTCATGGGCTGGGACAAGCCGGAGCTGGACCTCACCAACGCCGACTGGCAGTCCAGCAGCCGTGGCGTGGGGGATGTCCAGATCGCCTTCGTGGAGGGCTTCATCGCCATGCGGAACAGTGGCCGCCCGGAAAGCCCTTCCCTGATCTTCACGCCCGACGAGTGGGGCGCGTTCGTGTCGGGAGCGCGGGAAGGGGAGTTCGACCTCACGTGACGCGGGCCGGGTGAATGGTCCCGGACGGCCGTGATCCGACGGCCGATCCGGGGGTGTTGCGCCCGCATTTCCGGACACGCGACCCGAGACATCCTCCCGGGGCCGGCGCCTGAGCCAGGCTGGCCCCCGGAAGGGACGGTCGTATCCCGGAGGTGAGGTATCCGTGAGCACCCTGCCGGTCATCGCGGCGGTCGACGGTTCGGACGACAGCCTGCGTGCCCTGGAGTGGGCCATCGACGCCGCCCGCCGGCGTTCGGCGCCCCTGCGCGTGGTCCATGTACGCCAGTACGCCCACTGGGCACAGCCCGAGGTCCTCGCCGCGGGGCCCGCGGACCCACGGAACGACCCCGTCCTCGACCGGGTCCGCACCCGCCTGGAAGCACGCTCCGACCAGCCGGACACCGAGTACCTCGCCCTGGAGGGCGCGGTCGGCGCCGTCCTGCCCGAACTGGGCGCTTCCGCCCAACTGCTGGTGCTGGGCTCCCGGGGCCGCGGCGGCTTCGCCAGCCTGCTGCTCGGCTCCAACGGCATGGCCGCAGCCCGTGACGCCGAGTGCCCCGTCGTCGTGGTGCCCCGGACCGGAGGCGATGTCCGGGACGACGGCCCCGTCCGGCGGGTCGTGGTCGGCCTCAAGGTGGACGGCCCCGACGAGGCCACACTCGAGTTCGCCTTCGCCGAGGCCGCCCGGCGCGGGGCACGGCTCCAGGCGGTCGCCGCCTACCCGTGGCCCGCGCAGCCCTGGATGATGCCCGGCGAGATGCCCCCGCCGGTCGTCGACCAGGACGTCATCGAGGACGAGGCCCGGGTCCTCGCCGAGGGCTTCCTCGCCCCCTACCGCGAACGGCACCCCGACGTCCGGGCCGAGCCGCTCGCCGCGGCGGGCGACGCGGCCGGACACCTC of the Streptomyces koelreuteriae genome contains:
- a CDS encoding thiolase domain-containing protein, translated to MTSAPRDREIAVVAFAQTAHRRTSEELSEVEMLMPVLHEVLDRTGLKTADIDFTCSGSSDYLAGRAFSFTLALDGVGAWPPISESHVEMDGAWALYEAWTKLLTGDADTALVYSYGKSSPGPVRDVLTRQLDPYYVAPLWPDSVALAALQAQALIDAGDTDEPALAAVATRNREAASANPHAQLKGAVAQGDYLVRPLRTGDCPPIGDGAAAVILAAGDRARELCARPAWIRGIDHRIEAHGLGVRDLTDSPSTRLAAERAGAFERPVDTAELHAPFTAQEIVLRKALRLDDGVHVNPSGGALAANPIMAAGLIRLGEAAARIHRGESDRALAHATSGPCLQQNLVAVLEGEPR
- a CDS encoding thiolase domain-containing protein yields the protein MSKEPVAVVGIGQTKHVAARRDMSIAGLVREAARHALDDAELTWADIDAVVIGKAPDFFEGVMMPELYLADALGAVGKPMLRVHTAGSVGGSTALVAANLVAARVHGTVLTLAFEKQSESNAMWGLSLPIPFQQPLLAGAGGFFAPHIRAYMRRSGAPESIGALVAYKDRRNALKNPYAHLHEHDITLDKVTASPMLWDPIRYSETCPSSDGACAMILTDRAGAARAPRPPAWMLGGAMRSEPTLFAGKDFVSPQAGQDCAADVYRQAGITDPRREIDGAEIYVPFSWYEPMWLENLGFAGEGEGWKLTEAGVTELDGDLPVNMSGGVLSTNPIGASGMIRFAEAALQVRGQAGEHQVDGARRVLGHAYGGGSQFFSMWLVGARPPES
- a CDS encoding universal stress protein, whose translation is MSTLPVIAAVDGSDDSLRALEWAIDAARRRSAPLRVVHVRQYAHWAQPEVLAAGPADPRNDPVLDRVRTRLEARSDQPDTEYLALEGAVGAVLPELGASAQLLVLGSRGRGGFASLLLGSNGMAAARDAECPVVVVPRTGGDVRDDGPVRRVVVGLKVDGPDEATLEFAFAEAARRGARLQAVAAYPWPAQPWMMPGEMPPPVVDQDVIEDEARVLAEGFLAPYRERHPDVRAEPLAAAGDAAGHLVTASQDADLVVVGRHRRHLLAPARMMGSVTHAVLLHAVSPVAVVPPTPHQD
- a CDS encoding acyl-CoA synthetase; its protein translation is MEYNLADLFESVVDVVPGREALVYADHPGTGAERRLTYAELDAAANRVAHHLLDSGIRPGEHLGLHLYNGVEYLQTVLGCLKARIVPVNVNYRYVEEELVYLYRDADLVALAFDAEFTDRVAAARPRAEQLRHLVRVGAPVPGAASLPCTEFADAEAGGSPERGFAPRSADDQFIIYTGGTTGMPKGVMWRQEDLFFAGLGGGAPTGEPVKKPEELAERVAAGGSGITFFPTAPLMHGTSTLTAFIGFNFGQRVVIHRKFVPEEVLRAVEKERVSSISLVGDAMLRPLIDALGGPLRHIDRSSLFSVSSSGAIMSDTVRRQFQELVPNAMLLNNFGSSESGFNGTATEDSGPERGFRIRVHARTQVVDPATYEPVAAGEVGRIAQSGHVPLGYYNDPAKTAGTFFERGGERWVLLGDMATVDEEGVVTVLGRGSQCINTGGEKVYPEEVEQALKSHPDVYDALVAGVPDPQWGHHVAAVVQLREGAVRPSLEDIRAHCRDRLAGYKIPRQLVITESVQRSPSGKADYRWAREVAVAADG
- a CDS encoding DUF397 domain-containing protein, with the protein product MAETTTQQRPLMGWDKPELDLTNADWQSSSRGVGDVQIAFVEGFIAMRNSGRPESPSLIFTPDEWGAFVSGAREGEFDLT
- a CDS encoding crotonase/enoyl-CoA hydratase family protein, which produces MGGTEHLTVQREGATLVLTLNRPEARNALSLPMLVGLYDGWLEADADDSVRSVVFTGAGGSFCSGMDLKALAGNGMAGEEYRDRLKADPDLHWKAMLRHHRPRKPVIAAVEGYCVAGGTEMLQGTDIRVAGASATFGLFEVKRGLFPIGGSTVRLQRQIPRTHALEMLLTGRPYSAREAAAIGLVGHVVPDGTALAKALEIAEQINSCGPLAVEAVKASVYETAELTESDGLAAELTRGWPVFDTADAKEGARAFAEKRPPVYKRA
- a CDS encoding Zn-ribbon domain-containing OB-fold protein codes for the protein MPEVLKAPLVVEFPFTRSLGPVQSAFLTGLRERVVLGVRASDGRVLVPPVEYDPVTAEEIRDLVEIAPTGTVTTWAWNHAPRRGQPLTTPFAWALVRLDGADTALLHALDAPGPDAVRTGMRVRVRWAEERTGAITDIACFEPYDGEAPRLTGATGEFEDPVTGIVAAARLDYTYSPGRAQTAYIDALGGRRTVGERCPSCRKVYVPPRGACPTCGVATDEQVEVGPRGTVTTFCIVNIKAKNLDIEVPYVYAHIALDGAGLALHGRIGGIPYDEVRMGLRVEPVWTEGARYPDHYRPTGEPDADYDTYKELL